AAAAATATAATCTATAATGATTTCATGGTTGCCCTGGGAGGGAAGGGGATGGATCGCGACATCCTGGAAAAATGCAGGGAAGAGCTCCAGCGCCAGATGGACGAGCTGCAGGCGGGGGCAGGGAAGACGGTTTCCGACATGACCACGATCATGGAGGAGAACTTCCCGGACCCCACCGACCGGGCTCTCCTGGAATCGAACCGGAACTTCACTCTCCGCCTTCGCGACAGGGAACGGAAGCTCCTTGCCAAGATCAAGGAGGCCATGAAGAGGATCGAAGACGGCACGTTCGGTATTTGCGAGGGGTGCGGCGGGGAGATCGGCGAGAAGCGCATGGTCGCGCGGCCGGTCACCGCATTGTGCATCGATTGCAAGACGGTCGCCGAGGAGGAGGAAGGCAGATAAGGAGCCTTTCGCTGCATGCCTGCCGTCGATGGGTTCGCCCCGATCCCGGCCCTTGACGTTCCTTCCACGCCATCACCGGAGGAAACATGACGGAACTGCGGAAAGACCCCATTGTGGGGCGATGGGTCATCATCTCCACGGAGCGGGGACGTCGGCCCCATGAATTTCCCCAGGAGAAAGTGGACCGGCATGAGGGGTTCTGCCCCCTTTGCCCGGGAAGCGAACGGATGACTCCCCCCGAAATCCTCGTCTACCAGAAGGACAAGCCGGGCGGAGAGGGGGGGTGGACGCTCCGTGTGGTCCCCAACAAGTTTCCGGCCCTCCGGATCGAGGGGGACCTCGGGAAGGTGGGAGAAGGGATCTACGACAAGATGAACGGCATCGGGGCGCACGAGGTCGTGATCGAGACGGAGCGCCACGACGTCGACTTCTTCGATCTCCCGGAAGACAGGGTCGCCGACGTGCTCCGGGCATACCGGGAGCGGACCCTCGACCTGAAGAAAGACGAGAGGTTCAAGTCCGTCATCATCTTCAAGAACCACGGGTTGGCTGCCGGCGCCTCCCTCGTGCACAGCCACTCCCAGCTGATCGCCCTTCCCATCGTCCCGAAGCTGGTGATGGAGGAGATGACCGGCTGCCGGGACCACTTCCGGTTCCGCGACCGGTGCCTGTTCTGCGACATCGTCGTGCAGGAGATGGAGCAGAAGGTCCGCGTCGTCGAGGAGAGCGGGGAGTTCCTCGCGTACTCCCCGTACGCGCCGCGGTTCCCCTTCGAGACCTGGATCGTCCCGAAGCGTCATCAGTGCGCGTACGAAATGATCGAGGAGGAGCAGATCCGAGCGCTGTCGGCCATATTCCGGCGCACGCTCCGCAAGCTCAACCTGGCTCTGGAGGACCCCCCCTTCAACTTCATCCTCCACAGCGCCGCCTTCCAGGCCGGGGCCTCCGAGTTCTTCCATTGGCACATCGAAATCATGCCCAGGCTCACGAAAGTCGCCGGGTTCGAACGGGGCTCCGGGTTCTACATCAACCCGATACCGCCCGAAGAGGCAGCCAAGTTCCTCCGGGAGCTGCCCGGGTAGAAGGGCACGGGAACCGTCATGAGAGTGCTCGTCGCATCTTCCGAGATCGTCCCGTTTGCCAAGACGGGAGGGCTGGCCGACGTCACCGGGTCGCTGCCGAAAGCGCTCCGGAGGATCGGCGTGGAGGCCGACTGCGTCCTGCCGCTTTATCGGTCGGTGGAACGGGAACGGTTCTCTCTCCGGCAGGCCGCCCCCCCCGTGCGGGTTCCCATGGGGCACCGGGAGGAGACCGGGGTCGTCATGGAGACGGACGCGGGAGAAGGCGTCCGGGGATACCTGGTGCGCAACGAACGGTATTTCGACCGGGAGTTCCTGTACGGCACGAAGGACGGTGACTACGTCGACAACTGCGAGCGGTTCGCCTTCTTCTGCCGGGCGATCATGGAGTGGATCGCCCGGACGGGCCGCTCCTACGACATCTTCCACTGCAACGACTGGCAGACGGCCCTCCTTCCGGCCTACATCAAGACGCTCTACTCCCACGAGCCGGCATTCCGGTCCTCCGGGACCGTCTTCACGGTCCACAACCTCGGCTACCAGGGGCTGTTCTGGAACCACGACCTCCCGCTCACGGGGCTCGGCTGGGAGTTGTTTACCCCCCAAGGGGTCGAGTTCTACGGCAAGCTCAACGTGCTGAAGGCGGGGCTCGTTTTTTCCGACATCCTCACCACGGTGAGCGACACGTACAGCCGGGAGATCCAGACGGCCGAGTACGGCCATGGACTCGAGGGCGTCCTGTACGAGCGGCGGGCCGACCTGTACGGGATCCTGAACGGCGTCGACTACGACGACTGGAACCCGGAGACGGACCCCCTGATCGCCGCCCGGTATTCCCGGAAGGACCTGTCGGGGAAGAAGGTCTGCCGCCGCGATCTCCTCGCCGAGTTCGGATGGACGGATACCGCGGACGAGCCCGTCATCGGGGTCGTCGGGCGTCTGACCGCGCAGAAGGGGTTCGACCTGATCGAACAGGTCGGGGACTGGCTGGCGACGCACCCCGTGCGGGTCGTCATCCTCGGGACGGGCGAGCGGAAATACGAGGAATCGCTGGCCGCCTTCGGGCGCCGCCATCCGGACAGGATCTCCCTCCGGTTCGCCTTCGACAACGGCCTGGCGCACAAGATCGAGGCCGGTTCCGATATCTATCTCATGCCGTCCCGCTACGAGCCGTGCGGGCTGAACCAGATCTACAGCCTCAAATACGGGACGGTTCCCGTCGTCCGGAACACGGGGGGCCTTGCCGACACCGTGGTGGACGCCGACGAGGATGCCGCCGCAGGAACGGGCTTCAAGTTCACCGGGTACGACACGGCGGAACTGCAGGACGCCTTGTTGCGGGCCGTGGCCGCCTACGCGGACAAGTCCCGGTGGGAGTCGATCGTGAAGCGGGGGATGGAGAAGGATTTCTCCTGGGAGGCCGCCGCCAAGGGGTATCGGTCGGTGTACGAGAAGGCGCTGCAGAAAAGGGGCGGTTAGAACTGGCCGATCCCATGGGCAACCCGTCCGACAAGGCATTCTCCCTCCTCGCCCGGGTGGTCGAGATCTCCAACTCGAACATCCAGATCGAGAACCGCCTCAAGTACCTCTGCGACTTTCTCGCCCGGGAGTCCGGGGCGGAATGCGTCTGCGTCTACCGGCGCGAGGCCCGGGGGGAGCACCTCCTTCCGTGGGTGTCCTCCTGCGTGGACATCGAGGAATGCACCCAGTTCGATTTCCGGATCCGGCCGGGAGAAGGGGTCGCCGGGAAGGCGTTCGAGAAGCGGGCTCCGGTGTTCTTCCCCGACGTGCAGGCCTCCCCTCCGACCCTGTCGGTGGCCCGGGAGCTCAGGGACTTCCGGTCGATCCTGTCCGTCCCCATCATGGACGACGTCTACCTCTACGGGGTGATGAACTTCTCCCACCGTTCCCTCCTCGCGTTTTCCGAGGAGACCATCGCCCTGCTGCGCGTCATCGCGACCGAGGTGGGGGGAGCGATCCGGAACAGCAGGCTCTATCACGATGCAAGAAAGCGCGTATCCGAGCTCATCACGCTCAACGAGATCGGAAGGGCGATCACTTCCACGTTCCAGATCCGGGACATTCTCGAGTACGTGGCGAAGACCACCTCCCGCCTCCTCCAGTCGGACGGATGCACGGTCCGCCTCGTGGGGGAGAAACGGTCCGTCCTCAAGGTCA
This window of the Candidatus Deferrimicrobiaceae bacterium genome carries:
- the dksA gene encoding RNA polymerase-binding protein DksA, translated to MDRDILEKCREELQRQMDELQAGAGKTVSDMTTIMEENFPDPTDRALLESNRNFTLRLRDRERKLLAKIKEAMKRIEDGTFGICEGCGGEIGEKRMVARPVTALCIDCKTVAEEEEGR
- the glgA gene encoding glycogen synthase GlgA, which produces MRVLVASSEIVPFAKTGGLADVTGSLPKALRRIGVEADCVLPLYRSVERERFSLRQAAPPVRVPMGHREETGVVMETDAGEGVRGYLVRNERYFDREFLYGTKDGDYVDNCERFAFFCRAIMEWIARTGRSYDIFHCNDWQTALLPAYIKTLYSHEPAFRSSGTVFTVHNLGYQGLFWNHDLPLTGLGWELFTPQGVEFYGKLNVLKAGLVFSDILTTVSDTYSREIQTAEYGHGLEGVLYERRADLYGILNGVDYDDWNPETDPLIAARYSRKDLSGKKVCRRDLLAEFGWTDTADEPVIGVVGRLTAQKGFDLIEQVGDWLATHPVRVVILGTGERKYEESLAAFGRRHPDRISLRFAFDNGLAHKIEAGSDIYLMPSRYEPCGLNQIYSLKYGTVPVVRNTGGLADTVVDADEDAAAGTGFKFTGYDTAELQDALLRAVAAYADKSRWESIVKRGMEKDFSWEAAAKGYRSVYEKALQKRGG
- the galT gene encoding galactose-1-phosphate uridylyltransferase, whose translation is MTELRKDPIVGRWVIISTERGRRPHEFPQEKVDRHEGFCPLCPGSERMTPPEILVYQKDKPGGEGGWTLRVVPNKFPALRIEGDLGKVGEGIYDKMNGIGAHEVVIETERHDVDFFDLPEDRVADVLRAYRERTLDLKKDERFKSVIIFKNHGLAAGASLVHSHSQLIALPIVPKLVMEEMTGCRDHFRFRDRCLFCDIVVQEMEQKVRVVEESGEFLAYSPYAPRFPFETWIVPKRHQCAYEMIEEEQIRALSAIFRRTLRKLNLALEDPPFNFILHSAAFQAGASEFFHWHIEIMPRLTKVAGFERGSGFYINPIPPEEAAKFLRELPG